In the Archocentrus centrarchus isolate MPI-CPG fArcCen1 chromosome 11, fArcCen1, whole genome shotgun sequence genome, TACACAGAAATGTAACACAAAAAATTCACTCAACTTTTACCTGTCAACTTTGTGATTGTAAGAATTTGGCAAAGGAAATAGAATATTTTAGTCACatcaacacacatttaaaaaaacacgaaaatgtaaaatgtatgttTAATGGTTGTAGTTTCCAAACATGCATTTATGGTACTTTTAAGTCTCACAAAAGTCGCCATcacaccccacacacacttgaGGATTTTATTCCAGGTGTTGTAAAAAGCACTCGTTTAGCTACACCTTCATTTCCAGAAATATCTGATTTCCAGGAGGAGGATCAATGTGTAGAAGGTGCTCAGTGTGTGGAAGTGGACACGTTTGACACACAAGAGGGAAAAAGGCTACCTAAAGACCACACTGAGCAGCAACTAGCCACAGCTTTATTACAGCTGGAGTTTTTGGTACAAGTGCCAGGTATTGCAGTTGATGAGTTTTTACAGGAACTTAATTATTTACTCAACTCTGCCTCAGTTCCCACTGGTGTTGTAAGAGATATACTTGAGCGTCATAAGGTCCAATTTACAGATGATTTAGTTAAGGATATTATATCAGCTCTTTGTGCATCCAATCCAGTTTGCAGAGCCATTGAAAAAGGGGGATCTCTTAGCACTGTGCATAGAAGGTTAAAATACTACAGAGAAAAATTTTGTGTTGTTGAACCAGTCACTTACCTTCTTGATAATAAAAAAGCAACCTTTCAGTATGTtccaatattaaaattattacaacaaattttaaattgcCAAGCTATTCTAGATAAGGTTATTTCAAATCATAGAGGGAAGCGTGAGTTTATTGTTGACTCCTCCTATGAATTTAAATCTCCAGAGGATGGcaaatatttaattgaaaacGGGTTATTGAATGCAGATGAAATCAGGATTTCTATTCGCCTGTATGTGGATGAATTTGAGATTTGCAACCCTTTAGGCACTtctagaaaaaagcaaaaactctgTGGTGTTTATTGGGTTTTGGGTAACCTGCCACCAGGATCTCATTCAGCTTTGTCCTCCATTTATCTTGCTGTCCTTTTCAAAAGTGTTGACGCAAAAGTCTATGGTTTTGAGCAAGTGTTACAGCCGCTCCTGCAAGATCTTAAAACCTTGGAGACTTATGGTGTGTTTGTCCCTTTGTTGGGCACAtcttttaaaggtacagttCAGTGTATTGTTTCTGATAACTTAGGTGCGCACACTATCGCAGGCTTTGTTGAAAGTTTTTCAGGTGAGTTCTTTTGTCGATTTTGTACAGCTAAGAGATGTGATGTTGAATCTGACACAGTTGCTTGTGGTGCTTTTAATCTGCGGACTAAAGAACTGCACAATGAACATATAAAAATAGCTCTGGAAACAAATAATCATTGTTTCGGAGTTAAAAGAGAGTGCATTTTTACCAAACACCTCACACATTTCCACGTTCTGACCGGTTTTCCTCCTGATGTAGCTCATGATGCATTAGAGGGTGTTGTGCCAGTGGAGTTGGCTTACTGCTTGTCAGCATTaatttcaaaaaagttttttacTATTGATAATCTAAATAAAGCAATATTGGCCTTTCCATACAAGTGGTCAGATAAGACAAATAAACCTCATATTGTGCCACAAAATTTGTCTGCTCGCAAAACTGTGGGGGGAAACGCCCACGAAAATTGGAGTTTGTTGAGGTTTCTCCCTTTTTTGATTGGACATTTAGTACCTGAAAATGAACCTTCATGGTTGGTGTTACTGGATTTAAAAGAGATTATTGAACTTCTTGTTGCCCCAACACATACTGATGAATCCATTTCATATCTTGAAAGCAAGATAACTGAACACAGGCAAAGATACAAAGACTTGTTTCCAGCTGCCAGACTTTTACCAAAGCACCACTTTCTTAAACACTACCCTTATTTAATAAAGTGTTTTGGTCCTTTGGTTACACTCTGGACACTTAGGTTTGAAGCTAAACATagttactttaaaaaagttGTGAAACATACtagttgttttaaaaacattccGCTGACTCTAGGCATCAATTCATGATAGCATTTCACCTTAACTCGCCCTCCTATGGTAAACCTCTCTTGATGTACCTAGTGTGTCCTCATTTCCAGTGGATCTTTTGAATCCAAATATTGCTTTGGCTTTAACATCAAAATATCCCGATATAACTGAAGTCAATCTGACTAAGAATGCATCTGTGAATGGCATACAGTACAGCACAGGCATGATAGTTGTTCAGGGGTCAACTAGCGGCATGCCAGACTTTGCTGGgattgtgcacatgtgtgtcattaaaaatgaattgctCCTTATTGTGAGAATGCTATGCGGATGGTACACTGACCATTACAGAGCCTTTGAAATAACCCCATCACCAACCAGAGAGACAAAGCTTGTGCATTTAACTGATCTGGGAGACATCTATCCACTGGCAGATTATATTGTTGGAGCAAGCCGAATGGTGACCTTGAAAAGGCATATTATTGTTAAAGGTTTGTTACATTGTATTTAACATGTAGGTATGTTATGATAATTACTACATCAAGGCTTAAGTCAAGGCATTGTTAACTCCTTGCACTTAGCACCATTGAAAACTTTAATCAAATACTATAAAATCTGCACAACTCTATTCACTGCAGGCACACAGCAGTGACATGAATTGGATTGGTTCTTGGCATATTTTTCTCTCCAGATATGTTTTTGAGAATAATGTGAATTTATCAGCAGATCAGATCTTTTGAAAATCtctaaacactaaaaaaaaatttatataaaaatcctgatatatatatatatatatttttttttctcccctccctttttttaagATTGTATTTAACACTTTGTTTTATGGTTTGTGCTTTTTCAGACTGAGAATAATGGCTTCACCCTGCATACTCAAAGTCATATTGGTGGACAACACCTGCCAGAGGCTAACACTACCATGTGGACTTCCTCAATCTGTGAGTGAGCTTATGGAAGAAGTACAGCGCCAGTGTGGACTGACCTACACCTTCAACCTACAGTTTATGGATCCACTCTTTAATGATGACTTCATGAATCTGACCTCAGTATCTGAAATACAAAACAGAGGCACTATTAAGGTGGTAAATCTGTCAGATCcaaccattttacagtcaccTGTTTCATCTGCTGGTTGTCGTTCACCGTCAACTTCAAGTTTTTCTGGTGTGAGCTGTCCTGATACAGACATTCTTTCTTCAACTGAGTCTCAGTCTGAGCCATCCACTTCAAGGTCATTGTGGCCAGACAAGTTTTGTGTTCCTCAGTTTTCCTTTGACTCTGAGTTAAAACTTGACCGAGCTAAtgcagaatataaagaaaatgggACACTTCTGACTCCAGATAACAAACTTTTGTCAAACATTCTCGATGGACTTGTGCAAGAAATTGTTCATTATGGACTTTATATAACCGACAACCAGTTCAACAGTGTGGGTGAGGCGCTCATACTAAAGCATCCCTGTCTGTCAGAGCGAGCCTCAGTAAGTGGGTATGCTGGTTGGAAACATCGCTTAAAAAACAAGCTTTCAATTTACCGAACTCAGTTACGAAAACTTGGTTGTCACGAAGTAACTGTCAATGCTTTGAGCCACAAGCCACAAGGCAAAGGCCCTGCTTTTGCCATTAAAAAGCCAAGGCGCTCTGAAGTGAACTATTGCCCCCCCTATCCCACAGGAGAGACTGAGGAAACTTTAGAAACACTTCGAGTGGAACTTATAATGGATGTAAAAAAGAGGAACggcaaagaaacagtgcatcgaAAAATGGACAAGACGTTCTCATACAGAAGATTAGTGTcacggatcagctgtgtggcaggaaagaaggggaccccaaggcagacgaggtaaatggaaaagacagtctttaattggcaaagtgcaggacaaatccaggaacaaaaccagaactcaaaaccaggacaaaactgaaccacagaggaacacagcaggggagcgaacgacgacgacgcgacgaggacaaagtgaaaacaccgacaatataaacacagcaggtaatgggcaaatgggaaacagctgggagggaaacacaggaagcacaataaaaccaaaagcgcacagacaaaagacctaccaaaataaaacaggaaagaacctaacagagtacacactggctgaacacctgggaatacagacaccgaaggataaccgacaccagcacaacagagcacaagggaatagaaacagtgaaaccataataaaacagaactaaatcaccggaacatagaatactgggccaccggcccaggaccatgacaattagAGGTAGTTCGGTAAACACCCATGGTACAAGATTTCCAGGAACGGTGGCATGCGCTCTTTAAAGTGTGTGAGGTTTGTAAAATGGTGATGAAATGTACTGAATTGAAGTTGgttcagccaaaaaaaatatttgttgtcTATTTTTTCAGATAAACGCTGAATTCAAGAGAATCACCACTCTGCCACTGCAGTCCCGGTTCCTCTCGCAGCTAGACATTCTGTCTTCCAAACTTATTGCTCTCTATAAAAAAAGAGGTGGACTAATAGGCAAACACCTAAAAAGTATAATGGACCAAATGACTGAagtaagatgaaaaaaaaaaaaaagattcattcattttttgatTAGGAAATGTAGTAATTTCAAATCTGTCCACACATCCTCTAGGAAGATGTCGACCATGGGCGTGAAAGTGTTCTGAAGGGCCTTTGTGTGTACCTCAATGAAGACCCCGAACATCTGATACGACAGCATGTAGTGAGTATTATGAAACTGCTagaattttttacatttctaatagttgcatgacatttttaattatttattatacatATGATAATTATCATATCTGGCAACACTGATTACTGCTTCCTATAGACTGCATATATTGCCGAAAGGAAGTTTATCTAATGTGAAAACGTAAATCTGTCAATATGTGTTTGATAACTCTGGCTTTCTCAAGAACCCGGATGTGTGGcacaaaaatctgaattttgtaACTGAAGTTGAATTATtgaactgaaagtgaaagtagTCCATTAAATCGTTAAATTCAGTTTCAAACCAGTGCATTCAATTTCAAATTATGCACATGCAGATTTAATCTGAGCAATTCAAATTCAGTTTCTGCTGGCACAAGTTTTTGTGATTTATCATCTAGATCAATTTTA is a window encoding:
- the LOC115787699 gene encoding uncharacterized protein LOC115787699, coding for MAALFLWSGRHDEFSNGQKREIHSVSALRKIPMHGGGSDLAAGLNHVMRGPRGSESLSEKIDFTPKGGKKREGKPKGRRDSSDTTKLNILTLGALLDFHEEDQCVEGAQCVEVDTFDTQEGKRLPKDHTEQQLATALLQLEFLVQVPGIAVDEFLQELNYLLNSASVPTGVVRDILERHKVQFTDDLVKDIISALCASNPVCRAIEKGGSLSTVHRRLKYYREKFCVVEPVTYLLDNKKATFQYVPILKLLQQILNCQAILDKVISNHRGKREFIVDSSYEFKSPEDGKYLIENGLLNADEIRISIRLYVDEFEICNPLGTSRKKQKLCGVYWVLGNLPPGSHSALSSIYLAVLFKSVDAKVYGFEQVLQPLLQDLKTLETYGVFVPLLGTSFKGTVQCIVSDNLGAHTIAGFVESFSGEFFCRFCTAKRCDVESDTVACGAFNLRTKELHNEHIKIALETNNHCFGVKRECIFTKHLTHFHVLTGFPPDVAHDALEGVVPVELAYCLSALISKKFFTIDNLNKAILAFPYKWSDKTNKPHIVPQNLSARKTVGGNAHENWSLLRFLPFLIGHLVPENEPSWLVLLDLKEIIELLVAPTHTDESISYLESKITEHRQRYKDLFPAARLLPKHHFLKHYPYLIKCFGPLVTLWTLRFEAKHSYFKKVVKHTSCFKNIPLTLGINS
- the LOC115787700 gene encoding uncharacterized protein LOC115787700 produces the protein MASPCILKVILVDNTCQRLTLPCGLPQSVSELMEEVQRQCGLTYTFNLQFMDPLFNDDFMNLTSVSEIQNRGTIKVVNLSDPTILQSPVSSAGCRSPSTSSFSGVSCPDTDILSSTESQSEPSTSRSLWPDKFCVPQFSFDSELKLDRANAEYKENGTLLTPDNKLLSNILDGLVQEIVHYGLYITDNQFNSVGEALILKHPCLSERASVSGYAGWKHRLKNKLSIYRTQLRKLGCHEVTVNALSHKPQGKGPAFAIKKPRRSEVNYCPPYPTGETEETLETLRVELIMDVKKRNGKETVHRKMDKTFSYRRLVSRISCDHDN